In a single window of the Necator americanus strain Aroian chromosome X, whole genome shotgun sequence genome:
- a CDS encoding hypothetical protein (NECATOR_CHRX.G23679.T1) — protein sequence MGFDADCGGEELPDEVTGFCENRQDGRQMVYAPTIDYADNEYADFLQIVSEALLSRFQSPPQIRYSTYKVVVGDFNAKVGCGELGENFIGPYGLGTRNRRGNTLASFCSENELYLMNNRFPKRLTRKWTWISPNMKTRNAIDFVLSTNPSIFLDVDIIGRFHIDSDHRLVMAKIRLPSQFHYFRNNCKCKTVLNRSIFRSTLKQLATAADLSNYEQLKATIKIAATVATSRTKETHISDTTRKLYEIRHRLLHQQSAKNAVEFSIVSKALRLSLKTDIEQKHLMRLHQAISRSVSLRRALQANQIFTRTLTQLRKEDGSVAGSPAEVAKAV from the coding sequence TGTACGCACCAACGATTGACTATGCCGACAACGAATACGCcgatttccttcaaattgtTTCTGAAGCACTGCTATCACGCTTCCAAAGTCCTCCACAAATTAGATATTCCACATACAAAGTTGTCGTTGGAGATTTCAATGCTAAAGTCGGATGTGGAGAATTGGGAGAGAACTTTATAGGGCCATATGGTCTAGGAACGCGCAACCGAAGAGgaaacacattggctagtttCTGTTCGGAAAATGAGCTTTATCTGATGAATAACCGCTTCCCAAAAAGGCTTACCAGAAAATGGACATGGATATCTCCTaatatgaaaacaagaaatgccatcgattttgttttaTCAACGAACCCCTCCATTTTCCTTGACGTGGACATCATCGGTCGGTTCCACATCGATAGTGATCATCGGCTCGTCATGGCAAAAATTCGTCTGCCGTCTCAATTCCATTACTTTCGAAATAACTGCAAGTGTAAGACAGTTTTGAATAGATCAATTTTCCGTTCTACTTTAAAACAACTCGCAACTGCCGCCGATCTAAGTAATTATGAGCAACTGAAAGCTACAATAAAAATAGCCGCTACTGTTGCTACATCCAGGACAAAAGAGACCCACATTTCCGATACGACAAGAAAACTGTATGAAATTCGACATCGACTTTTACATCAACAGTCTGCTAAAAACGCTGTGGAATTTTCAATTGTCAGCAAAGCACTGCGGCTCTCTTTGAAAACAGACATCGAGCAGAAACATCTGATGCGATTACATCAAGCAATCTCTAGAAGTGTTAGCCTTCGAAGAGCTCTACAGGCGAACCAAATCTTCACAAGAACATTGACACAACTGAGGAAAGAAGACGGCTCAGTCGCGGGATCTCCTGCTGAAGTCGCCAAAGCAGTCTAA
- a CDS encoding hypothetical protein (NECATOR_CHRX.G23677.T2): MLNLRIGTINCRTLSSRTRIAALEEATMEVPFDIIGLCSTQRRRYEVLKLQLSGHMIFFSDSTGFLVNKKCINCCFFHPLCDRVSYIDILTKTSRFRVIQVYAPTIDYADNEYADFLQIVSEALLSRFQSPPQIRYSTYKVVVGDFNAKVGCGELGENFIGPYGLGTRNRRGNTLASFCSENELYLMNNRFPKRLTRKWTWISPNMKTRNAIDFVLSTNPSIFLDVDIIGRFHIDSDHRLVMAKIRLPSQFHYFRNNCKCKTVLNRSIFRSTLKQLATAADLSNYEQLKATIKIAATVATSRTKETHISDTTRKLYEIRHRLLHQQSAKNAVEFSIVSKALRLSLKTDIEQKHLMRLHQAISRSVSLRRALQANQIFTRTLTQLRKEDGSVAGSPAEVAKAV; encoded by the coding sequence ATGCTGAATCTCCGGATTGGTACTATTAACTGCCGCACCCTGAGCTCCAGGACAAGAATTGCCGCGTTGGAAGAGGCCACAATGGAGGTACCTTTCGATATAATCGGATTATGCAGTACACAAAGAAGAAGATACGAAGTTTTAAAATTACAGCTAAGTGGTcatatgattttcttttccgactCAACAGGGTTTCTGGTCAATAAGAAATGTAttaattgctgtttttttcaccCTCTTTGTGACAGAGTCTCATACATCGACATTCTCACAAAAACCAGCCGCTTTCGTGTAATTCAAGTGTACGCACCAACGATTGACTATGCCGACAACGAATACGCcgatttccttcaaattgtTTCTGAAGCACTGCTATCACGCTTCCAAAGTCCTCCACAAATTAGATATTCCACATACAAAGTTGTCGTTGGAGATTTCAATGCTAAAGTCGGATGTGGAGAATTGGGAGAGAACTTTATAGGGCCATATGGTCTAGGAACGCGCAACCGAAGAGgaaacacattggctagtttCTGTTCGGAAAATGAGCTTTATCTGATGAATAACCGCTTCCCAAAAAGGCTTACCAGAAAATGGACATGGATATCTCCTaatatgaaaacaagaaatgccatcgattttgttttaTCAACGAACCCCTCCATTTTCCTTGACGTGGACATCATCGGTCGGTTCCACATCGATAGTGATCATCGGCTCGTCATGGCAAAAATTCGTCTGCCGTCTCAATTCCATTACTTTCGAAATAACTGCAAGTGTAAGACAGTTTTGAATAGATCAATTTTCCGTTCTACTTTAAAACAACTCGCAACTGCCGCCGATCTAAGTAATTATGAGCAACTGAAAGCTACAATAAAAATAGCCGCTACTGTTGCTACATCCAGGACAAAAGAGACCCACATTTCCGATACGACAAGAAAACTGTATGAAATTCGACATCGACTTTTACATCAACAGTCTGCTAAAAACGCTGTGGAATTTTCAATTGTCAGCAAAGCACTGCGGCTCTCTTTGAAAACAGACATCGAGCAGAAACATCTGATGCGATTACATCAAGCAATCTCTAGAAGTGTTAGCCTTCGAAGAGCTCTACAGGCGAACCAAATCTTCACAAGAACATTGACACAACTGAGGAAAGAAGACGGCTCAGTCGCGGGATCTCCTGCTGAAGTCGCCAAAGCAGTCTAA